From a region of the Malania oleifera isolate guangnan ecotype guangnan chromosome 12, ASM2987363v1, whole genome shotgun sequence genome:
- the LOC131143811 gene encoding protein trichome birefringence-like 37: protein MGSRHKALFALFLQALFLLPEQGRCKTGHSHNVSSSVTKGSHSKARKQVCNLYQGSWVEDSTYPLFNPKGCPFIDPEFDCVKYGRPDLEYLKYRWQPSSCAVPRFDGNQFLKTWGGKKIMFVGDSLSQNMWESLACMIYASVPNSKTVVKRNNPISSITFQDCGLNLSLYRTPYLVDVVKENGKSILDLDSINAGEAWKGMDMLVFNSWHWWLHRGVKSQGWELIRSKGKLVHDMDRLEAFREGLTTWGNWVDNNVDPSKTKLFFQGISPTHTNGNEWNQPGATCKGQQEPLPGSRYPGGAPPATGVVSDVLKQTKTKVELLDITLLSQLRVDAHPSAYSGDHPGNDCSHWCIPGLPDTWNQLLYAALVGTARRR, encoded by the exons ATGGGTTCTCGGCACAAGGCTCTGTTTGCTCTGTTTCTGCAAGCTCTGTTTCTGCTTCCAGAACAGGGGAGGTGCAAAACAGGGCACTCTCACAATGTGAGCAGCAGCGTTACCAAAGGAAGCCATTCAAAGGCCAGAAAACAAGTATGTAATCTGTACCAAGGGTCATGGGTGGAAGACTCCACCTATCCCCTTTTCAATCCCAAAGGCTGTCCATTCATTGACCCTGAGTTCGACTGCGTTAAGTATGGCAGGCCCGATTTGGAGTACCTCAAATACAGGTGGCAGCCATCCTCCTGCGCCGTTCCCAG GTTTGACGGAAACCAGTTTCTGAAGACATGGGGAGGGAAGAAGATCATGTTCGTGGGTGACTCACTGAGTCAGAACATGTGGGAATCGCTGGCTTGTATGATTTACGCGTCGGTACCAAATTCGAAGACCGTCGTAAAGAGGAACAACCCCATTTCCAGTATAACCTTCCAG GACTGTGGTCTAAATCTGTCCCTCTATCGCACGCCCTACCTTGTGGACGTAGTTAAAGAAAACGGCAAGTCGATACTGGATCTCGACTCCATCAATGCCGGGGAAGCATGGAAGGGGATGGACATGCTGGTCTTCAACTCCTGGCACTGGTGGCTTCACAGAGGAGTCAAATCTCAAGG ATGGGAGCTGATACGAAGCAAGGGTAAACTGGTTCATGACATGGACAGGCTGGAAGCTTTTCGCGAAGGTCTTACAACCTGGGGTAATTGGGTGGATAACAACGTCGATCCCTCCAAAACCAAACTCTTCTTCCAAGGCATTTCTCCCACCCATACTAA TGGGAATGAGTGGAACCAGCCGGGTGCGACCTGTAAAGGGCAACAGGAGCCTCTTCCGGGGTCAAGGTACCCAGGAGGAGCACCGCCGGCGACCGGAGTGGTTTCTGATGTGTTGAAGCAGACGAAGACGAAAGTGGAGCTGCTGGACATAACGCTTCTGTCGCAACTGAGGGTGGACGCTCATCCCTCCGCCTACAGCGGCGACCACCCCGGCAACGACTGCAGCCACTGGTGCATCCCCGGCTTGCCGGACACCTGGAACCAACTACTGTATGCGGCTCTCGTCGGCACCGCTCGGCGACGCTGA